The following are encoded in a window of Allosphingosinicella indica genomic DNA:
- the rplA gene encoding 50S ribosomal protein L1: protein MAKLSKKAKTLAETIDREKLHAIDEAIGLIKKNATSKFDETIEIAINLGVDPRHADQMVRGVVTLPAGTGKDVRVAVFAKGDKADEAKKAGADVVGAEDLMETIQGGQIDFDRVIATPDMMGVVGRLGKVLGPKGLMPNPKLGTVTPNVAEAVKAAKGGQVEFRVEKAGIVHSGIGKASFSEADLRKNFDAFVDAIVKAKPAGAKGKYVRKLALSSTMGPGLKVDTAEVAVA from the coding sequence ATGGCTAAGCTGAGCAAGAAGGCGAAAACCCTCGCCGAGACTATCGACCGCGAGAAGCTCCACGCCATCGACGAGGCTATCGGCCTTATCAAGAAGAACGCCACGTCGAAGTTCGACGAGACGATCGAGATCGCGATCAACCTGGGCGTCGATCCGCGTCATGCCGACCAGATGGTGCGCGGCGTCGTCACCCTCCCCGCCGGCACTGGCAAGGACGTGCGTGTCGCCGTCTTCGCCAAGGGCGACAAGGCGGACGAAGCCAAGAAGGCGGGTGCCGATGTGGTCGGCGCCGAAGACCTGATGGAGACCATCCAAGGCGGCCAGATCGACTTCGACCGCGTCATCGCGACCCCGGACATGATGGGCGTTGTCGGCCGTCTCGGTAAGGTGCTCGGCCCCAAGGGCCTGATGCCGAACCCGAAGCTCGGCACGGTCACCCCGAACGTTGCCGAAGCCGTGAAGGCGGCCAAGGGCGGCCAGGTCGAGTTCCGCGTCGAAAAGGCGGGCATCGTCCACTCGGGTATCGGCAAGGCAAGCTTCTCCGAAGCCGATCTTCGCAAGAATTTCGACGCGTTTGTCGATGCGATCGTCAAGGCCAAGCCGGCCGGCGCGAAGGGCAAATATGTCCGCAAGCTCGCGCTGAGCTCGACGATGGGCCCGGGGCTGAAGGTCGATACCGCCGAGGTCGCGGTCGCCTGA
- the rplK gene encoding 50S ribosomal protein L11 — MAKKITGYIKLQVPAGAANPSPPIGPALGQRGVNIMEFCKAFNAGTQEMEKGMPIPTVITVYADRSFSFETKTPPASFLIKKAANLKSGSKEPGKVSAGKIKRSALAQIAETKMKDLNANDIEAATKIIEGSARAMGLEVVEG; from the coding sequence ATGGCAAAGAAGATTACGGGCTATATCAAGCTCCAGGTGCCCGCGGGCGCCGCCAACCCCTCCCCGCCGATCGGCCCCGCGCTCGGTCAGCGCGGCGTCAACATCATGGAATTCTGCAAGGCGTTCAACGCCGGCACGCAGGAGATGGAAAAGGGGATGCCCATCCCCACCGTCATCACCGTCTATGCCGATCGCAGCTTTTCGTTCGAAACGAAGACGCCGCCCGCGAGCTTCCTCATCAAGAAGGCCGCGAACCTGAAGTCGGGCTCCAAGGAGCCGGGCAAGGTCTCCGCGGGCAAGATCAAGCGTTCGGCGCTCGCGCAGATCGCCGAAACCAAGATGAAGGATCTCAACGCCAACGACATCGAGGCCGCGACCAAGATCATCGAAGGCTCCGCCCGCGCGATGGGCCTCGAAGTGGTGGAGGGCTGA
- a CDS encoding EAL domain-containing protein, protein MGLVFGVAQVGELVENAMQVTRAKVRSHPASGQIALVAIDDRSIADFGPLPWRGDMLAELVDAVDAAKPRRIFIDADFATLGTDRQATALARALRGASANVLLPTRFTVNPVTGAKTDHAPPAIFSGSGTPVNTNLFVWWDDAIWKHPYAVNVGGRLVPSLSSELADVRHPAPDLFPVDYGIDIRSIPWFSASDILNGRVSAADLTGKSIVIGRTDNAVERFRVPGLRPVPGVMFHLIGAETLREGEPINAGWIAPLIAAMLFAAAVLKLRRRWLATALFGFTAIGLLAGPVWLEMQHIRVEVVPALMALTVAGVARIVRSMRRAYRLRGTTNLITGMPNLQALRQNRLYNGMVVAARVKNHAQITATLPPQQEKELVEQIVGRLEFGSGGATIYQADEGVFVWLAAEGSEDGITQQLEGLQALFRSPIVVAGRLIDLSVTFGLDLDGSRTLAQRASSALVAADEAARDGKRWATFNPASVEDADWAMSLLARLDHAIDNGELWVAYQPQFDGQTKALIGAEALVRWTHPEKGQIYPDQFIGPAEQGGRIERLTYFVLDKALAVAGNVNRGGRHFTIAVNLSVPLLSSDKLVPTVERLLHKHKLAPELLTLEVTETSTLGSAEIQIANLEALSALGVQLSIDDYGTGFSTLEYLRRIPASEIKIDRSFISMLNKSQSDRIMVNSTIQLAHSLGRKVVAEGVENEEILQELQQMGCDIMQGYHLGRPMPWQDLLSRISEGEAFRAA, encoded by the coding sequence GTGGGGCTCGTCTTCGGCGTGGCGCAGGTCGGCGAGCTCGTCGAGAACGCGATGCAGGTGACGCGCGCCAAGGTGCGCAGCCATCCGGCGAGCGGCCAGATCGCGCTGGTCGCCATCGACGACCGCAGCATCGCCGATTTCGGCCCCCTTCCCTGGCGCGGCGACATGCTCGCCGAATTGGTTGATGCGGTCGATGCCGCTAAACCCCGCCGCATTTTCATCGATGCCGATTTCGCGACGCTAGGGACAGACCGCCAGGCGACCGCCTTGGCGCGCGCACTGCGCGGAGCGAGTGCCAACGTCCTGCTGCCAACCCGCTTCACGGTGAACCCGGTCACCGGCGCCAAGACCGATCACGCTCCGCCCGCGATCTTCAGCGGCAGCGGCACTCCGGTGAACACCAATCTCTTCGTGTGGTGGGACGATGCGATCTGGAAGCACCCCTACGCCGTCAACGTCGGCGGCCGGCTGGTGCCCTCGCTCAGCAGCGAACTTGCCGATGTCCGTCATCCGGCACCCGATCTCTTCCCGGTGGATTATGGCATCGATATCCGCTCGATCCCGTGGTTCAGCGCCAGCGACATATTGAACGGTCGGGTGTCTGCAGCGGACCTGACCGGGAAGAGCATCGTGATCGGCCGCACCGACAATGCAGTCGAGCGCTTCCGCGTGCCGGGCTTGCGGCCTGTCCCGGGCGTCATGTTCCACCTCATCGGCGCCGAGACTTTGCGCGAGGGCGAACCCATCAACGCCGGCTGGATCGCGCCGCTGATCGCCGCGATGCTTTTCGCTGCTGCCGTTCTGAAACTTCGGCGGCGCTGGCTTGCGACGGCGCTTTTCGGATTCACCGCTATCGGCCTTCTCGCCGGCCCGGTGTGGCTCGAGATGCAGCACATCCGGGTCGAGGTCGTGCCGGCGCTGATGGCGCTGACGGTGGCCGGCGTCGCCCGCATCGTTCGCAGCATGCGCCGCGCCTACCGCCTGCGCGGCACGACCAACCTGATCACGGGCATGCCCAACCTTCAGGCCCTGCGTCAGAACCGGCTCTACAACGGCATGGTCGTCGCTGCGCGCGTGAAGAACCATGCGCAGATCACCGCCACGCTCCCGCCGCAGCAGGAAAAGGAGCTGGTCGAGCAGATCGTCGGCCGCCTCGAATTCGGATCTGGCGGCGCGACCATCTATCAGGCGGACGAAGGCGTGTTCGTCTGGCTCGCCGCCGAAGGCTCCGAAGACGGCATCACCCAGCAGCTTGAAGGATTGCAGGCCCTGTTCCGCAGCCCGATCGTGGTCGCGGGCCGCCTGATCGACCTCAGCGTTACCTTCGGCCTCGATCTCGACGGATCACGGACGCTCGCGCAGCGGGCGTCGAGCGCGCTGGTCGCCGCCGACGAGGCCGCGCGCGACGGCAAACGCTGGGCGACGTTCAATCCCGCAAGCGTCGAGGATGCCGACTGGGCTATGTCGCTGCTCGCGCGGCTCGACCATGCGATCGACAATGGCGAGCTTTGGGTCGCCTATCAGCCCCAGTTCGACGGCCAGACCAAGGCGTTGATCGGCGCGGAGGCGCTGGTCCGCTGGACCCACCCCGAGAAGGGCCAGATCTATCCCGATCAGTTCATCGGCCCGGCCGAACAAGGCGGCCGCATCGAGCGGCTGACTTATTTCGTGCTCGACAAGGCTCTGGCGGTGGCCGGCAACGTCAATCGCGGCGGCCGGCACTTCACGATCGCCGTCAATTTGTCCGTGCCGCTACTGAGCAGCGACAAATTGGTGCCGACCGTCGAGCGGCTGCTTCACAAGCACAAGCTCGCACCGGAGCTGCTGACACTGGAGGTCACCGAGACTTCGACCTTGGGCAGCGCCGAGATTCAGATTGCGAATCTGGAAGCGCTGAGCGCGCTGGGCGTCCAGCTCTCGATCGACGATTACGGGACGGGTTTCTCCACTCTCGAATATCTTCGCCGCATACCGGCATCGGAGATCAAGATCGACCGCAGCTTCATCAGCATGCTCAACAAGTCGCAAAGCGATCGCATCATGGTTAATTCCACGATCCAGCTTGCGCACTCCTTGGGACGCAAGGTGGTTGCGGAAGGCGTGGAGAATGAGGAGATTCTGCAGGAGTTGCAGCAGATGGGCTGCGATATCATGCAGGGTTACCACTTGGGGCGTCCAATGCCATGGCAAGATCTTCTTAGCCGTATTTCGGAAGGAGAGGCTTTCCGCGCCGCCTGA
- the nusG gene encoding transcription termination/antitermination protein NusG gives MARWYIIHAYSGFENKVRDQIVADATRLGLDQLVEAVEVPTEKVTEVRRGKKVTSDRKFFPGYVLAKLAMNDDVYHLVKNTPKVTGFLGSSGKPQPISEAEAARILNTKDEAAAAAPKQKISVDYEIGDSVKVLDGPFASFNGLVEELDFEKSRVKVAVSIFGRATPVELDFEQVELVK, from the coding sequence ATGGCCCGCTGGTACATCATCCACGCTTATTCCGGCTTCGAGAACAAGGTCCGCGACCAGATCGTGGCCGACGCCACCCGGCTCGGGCTCGATCAGCTCGTCGAGGCCGTCGAAGTGCCGACCGAGAAGGTGACCGAGGTCCGCCGCGGCAAGAAGGTGACGTCGGACCGCAAGTTCTTCCCCGGCTACGTCCTCGCCAAGCTGGCGATGAACGATGACGTTTACCACCTCGTCAAGAACACGCCGAAGGTGACCGGCTTCCTTGGCTCCAGCGGTAAGCCGCAGCCGATCAGCGAGGCCGAGGCGGCGCGCATCCTCAACACCAAGGATGAAGCGGCAGCCGCGGCGCCCAAGCAGAAGATCAGCGTCGATTATGAGATCGGCGACAGCGTCAAGGTTCTCGACGGCCCGTTCGCGAGCTTCAACGGCTTGGTGGAAGAGCTCGATTTCGAGAAGAGCCGCGTCAAGGTCGCGGTCTCGATCTTCGGCCGCGCGACACCTGTGGAGCTCGATTTCGAGCAGGTCGAACTGGTCAAATAA
- the secE gene encoding preprotein translocase subunit SecE, which produces MAKVSPVEFLRQVRAETAKVVWPTRAETIRTTIMVVIMASVLGIFFFGVDSAFSAIVQALLGLLS; this is translated from the coding sequence GTGGCGAAGGTCAGTCCGGTCGAATTCCTACGGCAGGTGCGCGCCGAGACCGCTAAGGTGGTCTGGCCGACGCGCGCCGAGACGATCCGCACCACGATCATGGTGGTGATCATGGCGTCGGTGCTCGGCATCTTCTTCTTCGGCGTCGATTCCGCGTTCAGCGCGATCGTCCAGGCGCTGCTCGGCCTCCTGAGCTAA
- a CDS encoding putative bifunctional diguanylate cyclase/phosphodiesterase, producing MSNARLPTLDWQVVLNRASPAGHAGWDRVRVAQLRELRRALKVAAIGQTLNAVLLAIVLRGSVPSIQLTLWLLGLGFLILTGALVGRRRIADTPAASRQALDRASHISVLYGFAWAVPAFIFFPAALPHDQLAICLVTASMMAGAAFVFTATPAAAAGYILVMGAATTKMLGYTESTLLLTLGPIYTVGLLFAVLGNGRAFMRRRMVDLALEERSDTISLLLKEYESSDADWLWETDADLRFRNVSPRFARALGLDAGEIEAMTLDALLSQDAHEGGSSGEIGTAVAGLAAHSGFADLLIAAPHPDGARCIQLSARPRFGPRGGFLGYRGVGSDVTETQQAARRIAHMARHDPLTGLPNRLQLLEALGTALSRARDADRLCAILLIDLDRFKNVNDTLGHVAGDHLLQQVTQRLAPVLAPGMTLGRLGGDEFALVIPDAIDAAAIERLCVDIVETMKQPFLYLDQHLFVGASIGAALGPQDGESVEDMMRSADLALHRAKADGGGDVYFYERGLHEQAEERRQIELSLRTALDARELALVYQPVVEAGTGRIHGFEALLRWQNARLGEVSPAKFVAIAEETGLIGRIGEWALRNALAEAASWPGDINVAVNISPVQLHEPGFMLTLISALSQSGLDPHRLELEITETVFLQLTPLTQKVLHQIRALGIRLAIDDFGTGYSSLAYVRDSRFDTIKVDRSFIAAVCADDPGSSAIVRAIVAMAGSLSMDTVAEGVETGEQLAAVRAFGCTRVQGFVFARPCTAAEARKLLTANHGRIAA from the coding sequence ATGAGCAACGCACGTCTCCCCACGCTGGATTGGCAAGTGGTGCTGAACCGCGCCAGCCCCGCCGGACATGCCGGCTGGGACCGGGTGCGCGTGGCCCAGCTTCGCGAGCTTCGGCGGGCGCTCAAGGTCGCTGCGATCGGGCAGACATTGAATGCGGTGCTGCTCGCAATCGTCTTGCGCGGCTCGGTGCCCTCCATCCAGTTGACCCTGTGGCTGCTCGGCCTCGGCTTTCTCATCCTGACCGGCGCGCTCGTGGGCCGGCGGCGCATCGCCGACACGCCTGCGGCATCGCGGCAGGCGCTCGACCGCGCGAGCCATATCAGCGTTCTCTACGGCTTCGCCTGGGCGGTGCCCGCCTTTATCTTCTTTCCCGCCGCGCTGCCGCACGATCAGCTCGCGATCTGCCTGGTCACCGCGAGCATGATGGCGGGCGCTGCCTTCGTCTTCACCGCCACCCCCGCCGCGGCGGCCGGCTATATCCTGGTGATGGGCGCCGCGACGACCAAGATGCTCGGCTACACCGAATCGACGTTGCTGCTGACGCTCGGGCCGATCTACACGGTCGGGCTGCTGTTCGCGGTGCTCGGCAATGGGCGCGCCTTCATGCGGCGACGGATGGTCGATCTCGCGCTGGAGGAGCGCTCCGACACGATCAGCCTGCTTCTCAAGGAATATGAGAGCAGCGATGCCGACTGGCTGTGGGAAACCGACGCCGATCTCCGCTTCCGCAACGTTTCTCCGCGCTTCGCCCGCGCGTTGGGCCTGGATGCTGGAGAGATCGAGGCGATGACGCTCGACGCATTGCTGTCGCAAGATGCGCACGAGGGCGGATCGAGCGGAGAGATAGGCACGGCGGTCGCCGGCCTGGCGGCCCATTCCGGCTTTGCCGATCTGCTGATTGCCGCGCCGCATCCGGACGGTGCGCGTTGCATCCAGCTTTCGGCGCGTCCCCGCTTCGGGCCGCGCGGGGGTTTCCTGGGCTATCGCGGCGTCGGCTCCGATGTGACCGAGACGCAGCAGGCCGCACGGCGGATTGCCCACATGGCCCGGCACGATCCGCTGACCGGCCTGCCCAACCGGCTGCAGCTTCTCGAAGCGCTAGGCACCGCCCTCAGCCGGGCGCGCGACGCCGATCGCCTGTGCGCGATCCTGCTAATCGATCTCGATCGCTTCAAGAACGTCAACGACACGCTGGGCCATGTCGCGGGCGATCATCTGCTCCAGCAGGTGACGCAGCGGCTCGCCCCGGTGCTCGCGCCCGGCATGACCCTGGGGCGGCTGGGCGGCGACGAATTCGCTCTGGTCATTCCCGACGCCATCGACGCCGCCGCGATCGAACGGCTGTGCGTCGATATCGTCGAGACGATGAAGCAGCCCTTCCTCTATCTCGACCAGCACCTTTTCGTCGGCGCCAGCATCGGCGCGGCGTTGGGGCCGCAGGACGGGGAGTCGGTCGAGGACATGATGCGCAGCGCCGATCTCGCGCTGCATCGTGCCAAGGCCGACGGCGGCGGCGACGTCTATTTCTACGAGCGCGGCCTCCACGAGCAGGCGGAGGAGCGGCGGCAGATCGAGCTGTCGCTGCGGACCGCGCTCGACGCCCGTGAGCTCGCGCTCGTCTATCAGCCGGTGGTGGAAGCGGGGACTGGCCGAATCCATGGCTTCGAAGCGCTGCTCCGCTGGCAGAATGCGCGGCTTGGCGAAGTCTCGCCCGCGAAATTCGTGGCGATTGCCGAGGAGACCGGGCTGATCGGCCGGATCGGTGAATGGGCGTTGCGCAATGCGCTGGCCGAGGCGGCATCCTGGCCCGGCGACATCAACGTCGCCGTGAACATATCGCCGGTCCAGCTTCATGAGCCCGGTTTTATGCTGACCTTGATCTCGGCGCTGTCGCAATCGGGGCTCGATCCGCACCGATTGGAGCTGGAGATCACCGAGACGGTCTTCCTCCAGCTCACGCCGCTGACGCAGAAGGTGCTGCACCAGATACGCGCGCTTGGCATCCGGCTGGCGATCGATGATTTCGGCACCGGCTATTCGTCGCTCGCTTATGTGCGGGACAGCCGGTTCGACACGATCAAGGTGGACCGCAGCTTCATCGCCGCGGTTTGTGCGGACGATCCGGGCAGCAGTGCGATCGTGCGCGCGATCGTCGCGATGGCGGGCAGCCTCAGCATGGACACGGTGGCGGAGGGCGTCGAGACCGGGGAGCAGCTCGCTGCCGTCCGGGCGTTCGGCTGCACCCGCGTCCAGGGGTTCGTCTTCGCACGGCCGTGCACCGCCGCCGAGGCGCGCAAGCTCCTCACCGCCAACCATGGCCGGATCGCAGCCTGA
- a CDS encoding fatty acyl-AMP ligase codes for MLQTSDRPAATPPAAAALAPTPTEDDLERRFSDFATLGDALDYAARGRRGLNFHDHRGQLKRAYPFSELRDDALMAARRLIALGIAPGDRVALVAETGPDFAALFFGAVYAGAWPVPLPLPTSFGGKDSYIDQLAVQLKSSDPRILFFPAELGEMAGAAAAQTGVEGLAWEEFADREAPDVALPTAQSDDICYLQYSSGSTRFPHGVAVTHHALLNNLSAHSHGMRVSDQDRCVSWLPWYHDMGLVGCFLSVVANQVSTDYLKTEDFARRPLAWLDLISRNQGTTLSYSPTFGYDICSRRMSSQMKASDRFDLSRWRVAGNGADMIRPDVMQAFVDAFADAGFDAHAFTPSYGLAEATLAVSIMPPGEGIVVELVEETLLAGGGEAGIDRPQRYRAIVNCGKAVKDMEIAVRDEDGNPLPDRAIGKVYARGPSIMIGYFRDEESTRACLDADGWLDTGDMGYMSDSYIYIVGRAKDMIIINGKNHWPQDIEWAVEQLPGFKSGDIAAFAITTPGGEETPAVLVQCRTSDPEEREKLRTEIRERVRSITGMNCVIELVPPRTLPRTSSGKLSRAKARNLYLSGEIQPYDIAA; via the coding sequence GTGCTCCAGACCAGTGACCGCCCGGCTGCCACTCCCCCCGCCGCAGCCGCGCTCGCGCCCACGCCTACCGAGGACGATCTGGAGCGGCGCTTCTCCGATTTCGCGACGCTCGGCGATGCGCTGGATTATGCCGCGCGTGGCCGCCGCGGGCTCAATTTCCACGATCACCGTGGCCAACTGAAACGCGCCTATCCCTTCTCCGAGCTGCGCGACGATGCGCTCATGGCGGCGCGGCGGCTGATCGCGCTCGGCATCGCCCCGGGCGATCGCGTGGCGCTGGTTGCGGAGACGGGACCGGATTTCGCAGCGCTCTTCTTCGGCGCGGTCTATGCCGGCGCCTGGCCGGTGCCGCTGCCGCTGCCGACCTCGTTCGGCGGCAAGGACAGCTATATCGACCAGCTTGCGGTGCAGCTCAAAAGCTCCGATCCGCGCATCCTCTTCTTCCCGGCCGAGCTCGGCGAGATGGCGGGCGCCGCCGCAGCCCAGACCGGCGTCGAAGGCCTCGCGTGGGAGGAGTTTGCCGACCGTGAGGCGCCCGACGTCGCACTGCCGACGGCGCAATCGGACGATATCTGCTATCTCCAATATTCCAGCGGCTCGACGCGCTTTCCGCACGGCGTCGCCGTCACGCATCACGCGCTGCTCAACAATCTTTCCGCGCACTCGCATGGGATGCGGGTCAGCGATCAGGATCGCTGCGTTTCGTGGCTGCCCTGGTATCACGACATGGGGCTGGTCGGCTGCTTCCTCTCGGTCGTCGCCAACCAGGTCTCGACCGATTATCTGAAGACCGAGGATTTCGCGCGCCGCCCGCTCGCCTGGCTTGATCTCATCAGCCGCAACCAGGGCACGACCCTCTCCTACTCCCCGACCTTCGGCTATGACATCTGCTCCCGGCGCATGTCGTCGCAAATGAAGGCGTCGGACCGGTTCGATCTGTCGCGCTGGCGGGTCGCGGGGAATGGCGCGGATATGATCCGGCCCGACGTCATGCAGGCCTTCGTCGATGCCTTCGCCGATGCCGGTTTCGACGCCCATGCGTTCACGCCGAGCTACGGCCTTGCCGAGGCGACGCTCGCCGTCTCGATCATGCCGCCAGGCGAGGGTATTGTCGTCGAGCTGGTCGAGGAGACGTTGCTTGCCGGTGGCGGCGAGGCCGGGATCGACCGGCCGCAGCGCTACCGCGCAATCGTCAATTGCGGCAAGGCGGTGAAGGACATGGAGATCGCCGTCCGCGACGAAGACGGAAATCCCCTGCCCGACCGCGCGATCGGCAAGGTCTACGCCCGCGGCCCTTCGATCATGATCGGCTATTTCCGCGACGAAGAATCGACCCGCGCCTGCCTCGACGCCGACGGTTGGCTCGACACCGGCGACATGGGCTACATGTCCGATAGCTACATCTATATCGTCGGCCGCGCCAAGGACATGATCATCATCAACGGCAAAAACCACTGGCCGCAGGATATCGAGTGGGCGGTGGAGCAGCTCCCCGGCTTCAAGTCGGGCGACATCGCCGCCTTCGCGATCACGACGCCTGGCGGTGAGGAAACGCCCGCGGTGCTCGTCCAGTGCCGCACCAGCGATCCCGAAGAGCGCGAGAAGCTGCGCACCGAGATCCGCGAGCGCGTCCGCTCGATCACGGGCATGAACTGCGTCATCGAGCTCGTCCCGCCGCGCACGCTGCCGCGCACCTCGTCGGGCAAGCTCAGCCGGGCAAAGGCGCGCAATCTCTATCTATCCGGCGAAATCCAGCCCTACGACATCGCTGCCTGA